One genomic region from Nocardia vinacea encodes:
- a CDS encoding SAM-dependent methyltransferase, producing the protein MDRPAWAPESVDMQQASPARMYDALLGGSHNFEIDRKAAEAGKRLVPDLPRLALSNRAFLRRAVRFLADQGVRQFLDIGSGIPTVGNVHEVAQSVDPEIRVLYADIDPVAVAHARAILVDNDKAAAIEADLRKPDELLARVRGTGLIDFAQPVAVLLVAVLHLLSDEERPVEKVSALHGAVPAGSYVAISHLTSELRPEDAGKLGRNAADVTRVGIHFRSKDGISAMFDQWELVEPGVVELPAWRPESERDLYETPGRSLGLAGVGRKV; encoded by the coding sequence ATGGACAGGCCTGCGTGGGCGCCCGAGAGCGTGGATATGCAACAGGCGAGCCCGGCACGGATGTATGACGCCTTGCTGGGCGGCTCGCACAACTTCGAGATCGATCGCAAGGCCGCCGAGGCCGGCAAGCGACTGGTGCCCGACCTGCCCCGCCTGGCGCTGAGCAATCGGGCTTTCCTGCGCCGCGCGGTCCGCTTCCTCGCCGACCAGGGGGTGCGTCAGTTCCTCGATATCGGTTCGGGCATTCCGACCGTGGGCAATGTGCACGAGGTCGCACAGTCGGTTGATCCGGAGATTCGCGTGCTCTACGCCGATATCGATCCGGTCGCGGTCGCCCACGCCCGCGCGATCCTGGTGGACAACGACAAGGCCGCGGCCATCGAAGCGGACCTGCGCAAGCCCGACGAGCTGCTCGCCCGAGTCCGCGGGACCGGCCTCATCGATTTCGCGCAACCGGTCGCGGTGTTGCTGGTGGCGGTGCTGCACCTGCTATCCGACGAGGAGCGGCCGGTCGAGAAGGTTTCCGCCCTGCATGGGGCCGTCCCCGCCGGAAGCTACGTCGCGATCTCGCACCTGACATCGGAGCTGCGCCCCGAGGATGCGGGCAAGCTCGGCCGCAACGCGGCCGATGTGACCCGCGTCGGCATCCACTTCCGCTCGAAGGACGGCATCTCAGCGATGTTCGACCAGTGGGAACTGGTCGAACCCGGCGTCGTCGAGCTACCCGCCTGGCGGCCGGAATCCGAACGCGACCTATACGAGACGCCGGGCCGATCGCTCGGCCTGGCGGGCGTCGGCCGGAAGGTCTGA
- a CDS encoding cation diffusion facilitator family transporter — translation MDHDYSHDHAHSGHSDKHGHSHDHGVSADSNPRWLAIALGLIVAFMVAEVVVGLLAQSLALISDAAHMLTDAASIVLAMIAIRLARRPAQGRYTYGFKRVEILSAQANGITLLLLAAWFVYEGINRLINPPDVEGPLVLITALVGIVVNIAAAWSISRANRTSLNVEGAFQHILNDLYAFIGTAIAGAVVWLAGFARADAIAALVVAALMIKAGWSLVRESGRIFLEAAPAHLNPDAIGARIVALEQVTEVHDLHVWQITSGQPSLSAHILVHDAADCHAIRSKIETVLHDEFGLEHTTLQVDHSSDLTVSADDAHCVEAHGPVHRS, via the coding sequence ATGGATCATGACTACTCGCATGACCACGCACACTCCGGCCATTCGGACAAACACGGCCACAGCCACGACCACGGTGTATCGGCGGATTCGAATCCGCGCTGGCTGGCGATCGCGCTCGGGTTGATCGTCGCGTTCATGGTGGCCGAGGTGGTCGTCGGCCTGCTCGCGCAATCGCTCGCGCTGATCTCCGATGCCGCGCACATGCTCACCGATGCCGCCTCGATCGTGCTCGCGATGATCGCGATCCGGTTGGCTCGACGTCCGGCGCAGGGGCGATACACCTACGGGTTCAAGCGGGTCGAGATCCTTTCGGCGCAGGCCAATGGGATTACCTTGCTGCTGCTCGCGGCGTGGTTCGTGTACGAGGGCATCAATCGGCTGATCAATCCACCGGATGTCGAAGGGCCGCTGGTGTTGATCACGGCGTTGGTCGGGATCGTGGTCAATATCGCCGCCGCGTGGAGCATCAGCCGCGCCAACCGGACCAGCCTGAATGTCGAGGGCGCGTTCCAGCACATCCTCAACGACCTCTATGCCTTCATCGGGACCGCCATCGCGGGCGCGGTGGTGTGGCTGGCCGGATTCGCCCGTGCCGATGCGATCGCGGCACTGGTCGTCGCGGCGTTGATGATCAAGGCGGGCTGGTCTCTGGTCCGGGAATCCGGGCGGATCTTCCTGGAGGCCGCGCCCGCCCATCTCAATCCCGACGCCATCGGAGCGCGCATCGTCGCGCTCGAGCAGGTGACCGAGGTCCACGACCTGCACGTCTGGCAGATCACCTCCGGACAGCCGTCGCTGTCGGCGCATATCCTCGTCCACGACGCTGCCGACTGCCATGCAATTCGTTCGAAGATCGAGACCGTGCTGCACGACGAATTCGGGCTGGAACATACGACTTTGCAGGTGGACCACTCGTCGGATCTGACGGTTTCCGCCGACGACGCACACTGCGTCGAGGCGCACGGGCCGGTGCACCGGTCCTGA